From the genome of Kluyveromyces lactis strain NRRL Y-1140 chromosome F complete sequence:
GCATGTGACGAAGTTTCACGATCAGGATAACAAGACTTTGGTGACGGCAAACGACGATAGAGTAGTGAGACTATGGGATGTTTCTCATGCTTATGAACCCACTTTACAGTTAACTGGAGCATCTGATTATGTTAGATCAGTCTGCTTTGTGCCAAATGCTCCACATATGGTCGCTACAGGGTCGTACGATGGAGTAGTTAGATTGTACGATATTAGAACGAAATCAGATAAACCACAGACAACTTTGGATCACGGTCTTCCTGTGGAAGATATCACAGCCATATCTCCTACTCAGCTTGCATCGTGTGGTGGTAACGGGTTCAAAGTATGGGACTTGACTAGCGATAGAGCCCTTTGTGAACGTCAAAATTTCGCAAAGACGGTCACCTGTTTGAATTACACAAATATGGGAGAAGAATCACCAATGAGTTCCGTACTAGTTGCATCCTCGCTTGATGGTCATGTTAAGATCTTTTCCCCGTTGGAGAACTTCCAATTCAAGTTTGGCTGGAAGTTTAGCAACGCTGTGCTAAGTTGTGCAGTCTCACCAGGCGATGCGCAAGGTAATAAACATTTCGTTGCAGGTTTATCCTCAGGAATTCTAGCCATcaagacgaagaagaagtccAAAAAGATTAACCTCGCTGATGTCTCTGATTTGGAGGATTTACCATTACAACAGCAAGAGAAGTCTGCGAAATCCAACAATTTCCAGAGAATGATGAGAGGGTCCGAATACAGAGGTGATCAAGAGCATATTATACACAACGATAAGCCAAATCCTCAGCGTAAGTTGCGTCAATTCGAAAGGCATATCAACCAATTCAAATGGTCTGACGCATTAGATTCTGCATTTATCCCCGGTATGGCTAAAGAATTAACTTTAACGGTATTACAAGAACTAAGGAAAAGAGGTAAAATCAAGGTTGCATTATACGGTAGAGACGAAAGTTCTCTAGAACCACTACTCAACTGGTGCTTGAAGGGAATAGAAGATGTTAGAAGTGCACCAATTGTTGCAGACTGGATTGCGGTTGTAATTGAACTCTACGGTAGTGTACTGGAGAAGTCCCCAGTACTTGAAGAGATGGTAATCACTCTAAAGAAAAGAGTAAGGGAAGAGATCCGCAAAGCAAAAGAAGCACAAAAGATAGAGGGTATGCTCCAATTGTTAACAAACTGATAAAATCCTTTCTACACTGATCTATAACAAAAAGGAATGCGTGTAAAAGATTATATTTATTTACATTTATAGTACATAGACTGCAACAACTGTATCATCCCGTTCGTTACGtctgtttctttgtttttaaCGTTCtgactttgaagaaatcaccTTCTTCCTCTCCATTTACTGGCTCTGTTTCTTCCTGCCTTTGTTGGAAGATTCAAACGCTTGAAGTTGTTGCTAACAAGGTTGTATTTACTCTTAcgttgcttcttctttacGGGTGGATTGGATTGTTGTTCAGAGTCAGACTCACtttcttccacttctttACCCAGCATTTTATTGTACTCACGTTCCTTCAACTTTGCTAGCTGTTCATGAACATTTTTGTCTGGAATGTTGGTCGACTTCTCGTTTAATGCTGCTGGTCTCATCTTCgcttttgttcttttctttatgGTTTTAACTTTCCGCACATAATTGCTCTCAGTTTCATTGCCGACAGTTCCCTCGTCCCCCTCTTCAATTATATCCATATGTTCTTCCTGCATCAGCTTTTCCATAAGCGTTCTAATCGCAGTGAATTCGCTGAAATCTTCTGGGTTAGATTCGAATTCGTCTTTTATAATGGCATGTTCCTTCGCTAATTGGGACAGTGTCTTCACCGGCCTTTTAATCAGCGGCGATGGGCTGAAGGGagaacttttcaaatccaGGGTTCTACCAAGCGTCTTTGGTGTTTCTGACAACTGCAATCCAATATCGCCGATCCGCATTGGGGAGTTTGGTCCATATTTCGGTCTTGACACAACAATATTCGCAGATAGATTTGGAACTTGCTTCATTGGAGAAGAGTTCGGCGTTATTGAGAAGTTCAATTGGCGCCTTACCAGGTCATTTGATCTTACTGGCGAGCCAACTATATCTTCTTGATCCGACTGGTGAGTTTTCATGGCAGACACTTGCATCTCAAATATACTAACTAATTTCCCATTCATTTGAGGAGTCGGTCCGAATTCAGCCTTTGTGTTATTCACATGCGACTTCACTGGTGTTTGCTCTACGTTAACCTCCACCGATGGTTTAACAGTAGCATCCTTCTTGAGCTGTGCATACTGTTTATACTTTCTCTTGACCTCTTTATCCTTTTTTATATCATCTTTCTCAGGAAGCCTTCCATGCTCTTTCTCGAAAGCACGCTCCCACAGCTTGATCTCAATCTTAAGAGCATCCATACTAGCGCTTGATATCACGAGTAACAACGGTGCATTTACTGTATCTGTCTCTTTTATTCCATTCATAAAGGTCGTTAGAATAAAGGCAAAGAACGAAATTAAAACGCGTAAATTATTGAAGTTTCCcatgaagaagaataaagagAAATGAGCTGCAAAAGATTCACGATCACAGGTCAATCAGGGCACATGAGATGGAATGTTTGATACCAAGCTGTTCCTCAGTTTACCAATCGATATACGGTATACTGTTTACTTCTTTTTGGGCGACGTTGTGCAAAATGTAAGACCACCTGCTAAATCAGATATCTTTAACGATGAGCTTATTGCCTATCCTAATATAAGGGAGTTCAATCAATCTCTGGTGGATAAGTACTCTAAACATATTGGTGTATATGACTATATACCAAATTTCATTCCCAATTGGTGCCGAGACTTCGATTTGCTTCGACATGACATAATACTTACTGATCGACTGCGGGTTTGTTTACAATATGAGGAACAATGGTTTAGTGTCCAATGGATCGTAGTGTCAGGTGAGCTTGAAATAGGAATATTCACTACAGATGAGCAGTTTCTACAGGTGAGTTATACCATTAACGAGTATTGCCATCTTTTGAGTATTGCACAACAAGATTTGAGGTTAGGAATTAACGTCAGTGATATCAATGATGTCAATGAATTATGCAAAGAGATACAACACCGCTGGCTATTTGATACAGTTTCATATATtagtttcatcaattgcTGGGATTTAGATCATGAGAACGTCGTTTCTATCATTCCATGCATGGAGTCGTTCAATAACTTGCACATGCTTCGCATTGAATCGAAGAACATGTTTAATAACCTGATTAATACTCAAGGAGTTCGAGAGAACCCTGGTAAGACAATAGTATACAATGTCCGACAAAATATATTCGAATTAGAGCTGTATACGTTGAGGGATTTGGGGTACAAATCTGTTGTTGATTTACAAAAATGGGAACAACTTCAATGTCTTTCCTTATCAGGTTGCGAATTCATAGACCTCAATAACCTTATTTTACCACAACATTGCAAGATGTTGATATTAAAAGAAGTGAAGTATATCATATGGTGGGACCTGTCTCATCTGTTGAAACGAATCAGGCCTCAATGGATTATAAATGGTCAGGTGAAAAAACCCacgaagaaagaagaagaagaggaatcAGAATGGTATAACCTTTATTTAGAAGTGGTACAAACATACCAACCTCTGAATTTCATAGAACTGCACAACGCCAAGCGAGTTAAAGGAAATCTAATATTACCTGCTCGTTTAGTAACCGAATCTAGAATAAAGATTTCTAATGGGACTAAGGTAGATTCTGTTTTACTGATATAAGAGAATTGTGTCCAATGTGTACGATAAATATGTCAATTCATTAGCGCGAGAGAAACAGAGAACAAATGTACATATAGACTTATAAATAAGAGCAATATAATGAATATAGATAGGGAGAGTAATTTCGTGtcattcatttcatcaaacGAGATTGGAGGACCGTGaatactaataataataataataataataataataaaaaaaatcgGTGGGTAATAAAGGTAAATTATTGTGTCGTTAAAACATTATTGTCATTGGAATCGTTGGAAGGGGTCATTAAAAGGGGGTGCTTGACGTACTCATTATTCGAGAATAATAACGGTGTTAAATGAAGGAAAAACATGGTTAGCGGGGATAACATAATTGACAAATCGTCAAAGAAAGGATGGGAAACAATAAGGCTGACTACAActtgg
Proteins encoded in this window:
- the UTP15 gene encoding snoRNA-binding rRNA-processing protein UTP15 (highly similar to uniprot|Q04305 Saccharomyces cerevisiae YMR093W UTP15 Nucleolar protein component of the small subunit (SSU) processome containing the U3 snoRNA that is involved in processing of pre-18S rRNA), translated to MSSVRPRVTPVKAPVLPKQTTPEQRYWRSYSSTQLVKEHNAVTHIAFNPQHPHDFAVTSSTRVQVFSSRTRQVIKTFSRFKDVVHSATFRQDGKLLVAGDATGLVSVYDSYNPRTLLLSIQASSHPTHVTKFHDQDNKTLVTANDDRVVRLWDVSHAYEPTLQLTGASDYVRSVCFVPNAPHMVATGSYDGVVRLYDIRTKSDKPQTTLDHGLPVEDITAISPTQLASCGGNGFKVWDLTSDRALCERQNFAKTVTCLNYTNMGEESPMSSVLVASSLDGHVKIFSPLENFQFKFGWKFSNAVLSCAVSPGDAQGNKHFVAGLSSGILAIKTKKKSKKINLADVSDLEDLPLQQQEKSAKSNNFQRMMRGSEYRGDQEHIIHNDKPNPQRKLRQFERHINQFKWSDALDSAFIPGMAKELTLTVLQELRKRGKIKVALYGRDESSLEPLLNWCLKGIEDVRSAPIVADWIAVVIELYGSVLEKSPVLEEMVITLKKRVREEIRKAKEAQKIEGMLQLLTN
- the SLD2 gene encoding Sld2p (similar to uniprot|Q75DR2 Ashbya gossypii ABL045W and weakly similar to YKL108W uniprot|P34252 Saccharomyces cerevisiae SLD2 Protein required for DNA replication), encoding MGNFNNLRVLISFFAFILTTFMNGIKETDTVNAPLLLVISSASMDALKIEIKLWERAFEKEHGRLPEKDDIKKDKEVKRKYKQYAQLKKDATVKPSVEVNVEQTPVKSHVNNTKAEFGPTPQMNGKLVSIFEMQVSAMKTHQSDQEDIVGSPVRSNDLVRRQLNFSITPNSSPMKQVPNLSANIVVSRPKYGPNSPMRIGDIGLQLSETPKTLGRTLDLKSSPFSPSPLIKRPVKTLSQLAKEHAIIKDEFESNPEDFSEFTAIRTLMEKLMQEEHMDIIEEGDEGTVGNETESNYVRKVKTIKKRTKAKMRPAALNEKSTNIPDKNVHEQLAKLKEREYNKMLGKEVEESESDSEQQSNPPVKKKQRKSKYNLVSNNFKRLNLPTKAGRNRASKWRGRR
- the CTF13 gene encoding Ctf13p (weakly similar to uniprot|P35203 Saccharomyces cerevisiae YMR094W CTF13 Subunit of the CBF3 complex which binds to the CDE III element of centromeres bending the DNA upon binding and may be involved in sister chromatid cohesion during mitosis), with the protein product MFDTKLFLSLPIDIRYTVYFFLGDVVQNVRPPAKSDIFNDELIAYPNIREFNQSLVDKYSKHIGVYDYIPNFIPNWCRDFDLLRHDIILTDRLRVCLQYEEQWFSVQWIVVSGELEIGIFTTDEQFLQVSYTINEYCHLLSIAQQDLRLGINVSDINDVNELCKEIQHRWLFDTVSYISFINCWDLDHENVVSIIPCMESFNNLHMLRIESKNMFNNLINTQGVRENPGKTIVYNVRQNIFELELYTLRDLGYKSVVDLQKWEQLQCLSLSGCEFIDLNNLILPQHCKMLILKEVKYIIWWDLSHLLKRIRPQWIINGQVKKPTKKEEEEESEWYNLYLEVVQTYQPLNFIELHNAKRVKGNLILPARLVTESRIKISNGTKVDSVLLI